TAAATGTGGGCTCCTTCAGGAATAAGGCTTACTGACAGGGACATCAAAGGATTTaaacactgaatttaaaattctgaacCGCAAGTCAGGGATAAACTGTGAGCCTCTCTGCACACGGATGATGCAGTCTATACCTACATCACTTTTCTGGCCCATGGGAGGAGGGACGTGTCCTTATAGGATGTCCTGAGCACTCAGGTGCCTTCTGGTCTCATTACAGGATACAAGCTGGCACATGATTCCTGCACTTAGGATAAACAGGAAATGCCCACGATCCCTCCAGCTGCACAGGCACTGCATGAGCGTTTCCAGTCCGCACCTTCAGGAGGTGACCAGGGCGGAGGGGCTGCTCAGCCAACCTTAGGCAGAGGTCGGACCCGAGGCACAGGACTCCTCTATCAGACCACACGCAGCTTGCCCGAGCAGGGGTTACATTTCCATCCCTCAgaaggaaaatgaattcagaTAAACTCAGCTAACAGGCGCTGTGCACGTGCAGGGGATTCAAAGAGGACACGCTCCCAGCCTACAGGCAGCGATTCCCAGTCATAAGTGTTTGATGGCTctttacaaaatgaagaataaccAGGTAACATTCATTCTGGGAATGTGTACCACCTTTCTCCACAGTCACGAACCCCTAGTGTTATAAGCAAGGTCTAACACTTATCTGGGGGTTCAGTGCTTGCCCTGTCCTCCCCACTCACACTGTAAGCTGGATGGGGCAGGGACCCTGTCTCTCTGTGCATTGCTTATCACGTGGCAAATGCTCAATGACCATCTgtgagaagaaacagagaagccAACAGGACTCCAGGATGACTTCTGAGGACTGGACCCACCCTACAGGTAGAGGTGCGGGTCTACACTCACAGCCTGACTCCCTGAGCCGTCTACACGCACAGACTGAGCCAGTGGAGCACCCCTTGTTCCACTAAAATGTCTCTTCCCTCATCTTCCTCTTGGCTCCACCCTGCCTAGATAAAGGGGCTCTATAGTCAACTGTCAGCTTGTCAGAGAAGAGAACGCAGTGGGATCCCCAAATAATGAGCTATAGAACAGGCTCCTACACGACAGCTAAGTGTACGTATGTGGGTTGTCACAGGAATTAATGATGATCCAGAAACACAAACAATGAGCCACACTGTCTCTAAACCCAAAAGGCCACGTGGTACCTCAGAGCACCCCAGGCGCCCGAGAGCACTAAGGGTCCCAAGCTCACTACGGTCTTCTGCTTCACAGGCTGGGAATGAAGCCAGGGTCAGACATTAAGGTTTTCAGCAGGGGCTTTAGGGAACAAAAGTAAACAAGGGATACTAAACCCACCAAAAACTTTAGGTCAGTTTCCTACATAACTGTAACTATTCCAAATGCCTTCCCGTAATGAAAGCAACGACACCCAGGAATCCGTTTGTATTTGCAGTGACAGTCTCCGATGACTATCTCACTTAGAGGCTATTAAGAAATGACACTTTAGCCCAAGAACCACTGATGACTGCAAGCAACTGCTTCtagtaaaactttaataaaagAGATTCAGGCTCTACTTAAATAAATAGGAATCACCTTAAGGAAGTTGACAGGAGGGGAATTTTGTACACTGGTGTGTTTTCACACGTGGACTGCAAAGGTAACTTTCTTCACAGTGTTAACAAGAGGCTTAACCACACCCAGGTAGCAGACTGACTGACAATGCATTCTTTGAAGCCATTACTAAGATTCttaagtgccttttttttttttttcttaaatgccttTTAAAGAATTATGTCTGGCAGCCAAATTTCCCACTGGAATACAATTCTGAAATGACAacagaagtggaaaaaataataattcggCATACTCATTTTACTTTATAAACACTTTTCACAAATGCATCCAATGCCTGTGTTAAAGTTATGCTATACTCAGCAAAATTatgtcaataaacatttaaaggaAGAACtggcaaagtgcctggcacacaggagcgTCCCAATAAATCCTGGCTGAACAAGGGGACAGGGAATGAGCTAACGGGACAAAGAACCATGAAAGTAATGACAGTTCTAAGAACACTCATAAGCTGACTACATGATCAACTCCCAATTTAAGCTCTCAGAAAGAGACTGAAGACAACAACTGGTGACAACTAATACCTGACATTCAAATATAGTGAACAAGGCCCAGGTGGACCTCAAGTTCCCAATGTGGGAGGGGGCACAGCTGAGAACTGGCTGCAGAACAAATCTCACATGCTCCATGACTGCAGAAATATTTGGGACTCAGGAAGAAGCTAGAGGTGCCTAAGTAGAGTGACATGGAACAACTATTCCCACTTCCTTTTAGTTCAAGGGATattaacagaaaatatgaaaaaagtctATGAACCAAACCACTAAAATAAGTGCCCCCTTGGTGCCTAGTTGGCCATAGACAAGATTTGTGGCAGCTGCTTTTTCACGGAGGACTTGGTCCCCTGGACTTAACAGGAACTcaggggacctccctggcagtccaggggttgagactccacgcttccaatgcagggggtgcaggttcgatccctggtctggtaactcagaacccacatgccacgtggcacagccaaaaaaacacaaaaaaacaaaaaacaggagcTCAGCCAAGTCCACGCAAAGGCTATTGCTGCTGGGACCCCCACCCCTATCCCGGGGCTGCAAGACCAAGCCCCCACTCCCCGCTCCGATCACCTGCTCTGAATGACCATACACTGATCTAATGCCATTCAAGCTCTGAGAAGGTGAGAGGCAGATCCAGGAcccagacaaaaacaaaatgatgCAACGAGGAAGCAACATGTAGGGCAGCTGAAGCCAATTCACCCTTGGCACAGCCTGTCCTGGCCCCAGCAGAGGCCCAACCGACAGAGAACAGCGTTCTCTCAGCAGAGCAGCCCCATCCCATGGGAGGAGGGCTGTGCCTGAGGTTCCCGTGGCCAAAGCTTCTGCCTGTGGGCATTTTGGTATCAAATCACCAATATTTAACTCCACTCTACAGAGGGCCTATGATGTTTAAGCTCAGGGTAaataaggtgttttgtttttcattgccCTAGGAATTCAGAATTTAAGCCTGCTATGAACAGGCAGATTTGGGGTAATGTGACCACGGTCCTTCATTGCTGTAGTAGTTGTTTACAGGACACTCTGAAATCCTGGAGAAGCTTTCTGGGAGAGGAATGCATTAAGCCTCCCAACCCATCTTCTCCTTTAGTGGTTACAAGGTGATCTCAGGTAgggatgtgcccaaggtcacaaggcaAGTGGCAGAACCAAGGATAGAACTCAGGAGAGCAGCCCTCTGAGACACACAGCTGCTACCTGGCAGGAAGCATCGTAGAACTTGCTAACCTCGGCAAGCAGCACAGGTGCAGAGGAAGGGGGAACAGCTTTACTCTGGAGCGCGGCTGCCCCTGCCGTTCCTAGCCCTCAGCTCCCCTCTTTCTACTCTGCTCTGCCCAAGTGGAAACCCCAACACGCTTCTGAACCGTCCACCCTCcgaggggctgggggctcccaCAGGTCGCTGGGCCACCTTACCAGTGCTTGTGTTGGTGACGCCGTTCACTGTCCCCTCCACATCGGTCTCATCCTCAGCGTAGCTCAGAATCAGGCTCTGCTGCCGGCCTGTCAGTCTCCTGTGGACCGAGCACAGTCAGTGTCAGAGTACTTCCTCTGGGCAGCTCTTTAAAGGACGTGGACGCGGCCATGccccatgcagcatgtgggaaatGCAAGACCCGCAACCCAGGCACAGGACACACCCTGAATCCAAGAGCCCACGCCCTCAAAGCTTCTGTAAAATAAACCTCCTGAACTACCCTAACTTGTTCTAAACAACTGCCGCTGTGGCTATGCTAAATAGTTTACAGAGgggaacaaaatggaaatgatCTAATTAAAGAGAGGGCTGGAAACCCAGTCCTCCCAAGTGGAGTCTGGCATGCCCTGCTCCGGATGCCCACAGCTCCCTGCTTGGACTTTTCTCCCAGACACCGCAGACATCACCCACCACTATCTGGTTATAGGTCTCTCCCACCAGATGGCAGGCAACCTgagaacaataataacaaaatcaaCAGCAGGAGCAATAGCTAAGCATTCCCTATGGGTTATTCCTTTAATCTTCCAGCAACTCAACGAGGTCGAGCTTTTGTATTACGTCCACTTTCAGAAGAAGCGCCCGGGCAGGACACACTTGACTTAGAGGGAGAAGTAACCTGCCTAAGCCTCAGCGCTTATGGCAGCAGAGTCACACAGGTCGGGCAGTCGGGCTCAGCGCTGAACCACCATGCCGCTCAGCACCAACTCAGCAGGTGAGAAGCCCTCAAGCGGCTCCTGCCCAGTGCTGAAAGCTGCAGAGATTGGGCGGGCCTCGCCACAGCTGAGCAGCGCTTACTTTGGAACTCTGATCTTGATGTGAATGTAGTGATCTCCATAGCCGTAGCTGTTAATCCGGGGGATGCCTTTCCCGCTCATGCGAATCTTCTGGTCTGACTGAGTCCCAGGGGGAatctataaagaaagaaaggaatctcTGGTTTTCCTTGGTTTCCAGTTGcccaaatgaaaacatttcactACGTGAAGACAATCTTATTCCCAAAAAGAACTCCATTCAGGTTTCTAGACCAAACCCACTAGACACCACATGGAAACTGGCTAAGCCAGGTCCATGCCGAGCAGAGCCTGTGACGGCCTTGAGGGCAGGGAGTCTGGGGCGGCGAGCCCAGAGCAGGAGTGAGGGAGCATGGGGAGCGAGACCTGGGAGGAGGCAGAGCCAACTGGGGCACCACTGAGGCTGCTCCCCGGCCCAGCAGCAGTGGACATGGCCTGGGAGCTCCCTTCCCTGCCAAGTCACACCCAAGGCACAGCCAAcactcctccttcccccccaCACCCAGCTTGTCTCCTCGAATCCCCGACAGGCTGGCTGTTCCCAGGTTCCAGCCACTTCTCAGCCATTTCCcgtttcagaaaaaaagaacaaggaaataCAAGGGTGGCGAGGCCACGCTTGTCCTCTTACCATCACGTTGATGGTCTCGTACAGGCCCTGCGCTCTGGCAGTGCCTCCCAGAATGGCCTGAGCTATGGAAATGAAGAGGTCGGAGTGGATGTCTGCACCGTCCCTCCGGAACACGGGGCTTTTCTGCACCTACAGCCAAGCACGAGAGGGGGTTACGCTCAGAGAAGTTGTTCTGGAGAGCGGGCAACAGACGCATCTCAGCAGCTCAGAGCACAGCGTCAGGGAGAGAATGTACTTTCACCAAAGCAACCACGCTCCCAGGCTCTGGGAGTTACAAGGCAGGTTCCTACTTCATTGCAATGCAAGAGTGTCATCTCAGATCAAGCTGTTCAATTGTTGAGggaagtaaaaaagtaaaatcagcttctgaacattaaaaaaataaaaatctttctttattGGAAAGTATAAAGAAACACAGACTAATACAATCTACAAAGGCGAAAACGGTTTACTTTCCAAAGAGTCATTTGGTACAAACTACCTTCAAGTCAGACTGACAACACTGGAATTATTCTGATTTTATAAGCACTATTTTTTGTGTGTCAAAGACGTTCTTTGCCTTccagtgatttcttctttttttcttctctattatcAGCTGCGAACAATCTGAATTCTCTACCAAGCCTTCCTTATAGATTGGCTTCCAGCCCGCTGCCTTTGTCTTCGATTTCTCAGTCTAGAAGATTCAccctttacattatttttttctttgttttaaattataaaatatttcacagatACGTAAACCAGCAAAGTAAATAACACACGGTGTTTCCACAACCCAGCTTAGGTAACAGGACATTAGGACACAGGtgacttctccccacctccagctcaCCCCTCCAGAGTAACCAGGCCAATTTAGTAGGTATCATTCCTACAAGCATCTGTTTACTTTTCCTACATGTTTACATGTCCCTAAACAATACATAACACCACCTCACATGGTTTAAAGTTTTACACAGATGACCTCCTTCCCTCGCCCTGCAACCTGCTCTCTCCCTGTTCGTAACTGAGAAGTGCCAGGACATCTCATGCTGACATGTGTAGCGCGAgcctcctgctctgaggtgcCCTGGGCCCACAGTGCAGACCACTCACCATTCTCCTCTCCAAGGACAGCAGACTGTTGTCACTGTCTCGCTGTTGTTAACGAGGCTGTCACACACCCTGCCTCTGCGAACTGTACCTCCTTGGGTACACGTCTGGTGGAATCGCTGGCAGAAGGCGCCACCTTCTCTCATGTTTCCCTCACCTCAGAAAAGTGGGTTTGCCCTGCACATTGTACGTAAAACTGTAGCTGTGGCACTGTTTGTCCCTATGAACAATttgatacataaataaaaaatacaagatgttttctgtatttttatgagTCCAACTTGTAAACACCTCGAGGAAACTTTGTTCTCTCCACATTTAGCACAAAAGCTTGATGCAACACACGTTTAATCACCCTGCCAAAGTGGCCACTGCTCATCTTGGAAACTCAGATGGCCAGACACTCTGTGAAGCTCCTACCTCTCCTATGAGAAGCCTGGGCCGTACCCTCTCCAGGAGAGCAAGGGCCTGACAGAAGCTGTGCAAACAGAGAACCTACCCTGAATGTGatgaaaatttctctttttcctacaGGCATCCTCACAGTCTGGCCATCCTCGACTCctgtaagtaaaaacaaaagttcaAAAGAGAACGATTATTTTGAGACCTCCCAAGGCATTTTCTATGCTAGATCCATTTACAACCCACCAACTCACTCATTTCTGTTTCCTGTTAACAAGGAATAACACAACTACCGAAGATAGCAACAAGTATAACTTAAAACAAGAATAACTTTCCAAAGGTGCAACATACAATAATTGATAACTGAACAAAAGCCCCTTCTATTCATTTCTTCGGTTTACTGCCAGGTCCACCTAGTATCTCAGTGAGTTTAGAGTCTAATCGGGGAGACAGCTATTAGCCAAATAACAATACTAACAAATGTATCACTACAAACAGAGACGTGTTCTTAGAAAGAAAAGATCACAACTCCAGACAAAGGAACATCTAAGGAACAGGGAGGGTTCCAGAAGGCTCCCCTGGGGAAGTGACACTTGAGCTGGGAGCTCCGGGAGAAGAGAGTTAACCTACTGAAAAGAAGGTGGACAGTGAGCTTCAGTCACGGGGAATGGCATATGCAAAGGCTCTGTTCTGGGAGGCAGGGGCTATGTGAAAGTCAGGAAGCTGCAGGGCAGGTAATGAGGGGGAGACTAAAAAGAGCGGAGGCTGAGACCAGCAGGGGCTGGAAGGGGAGGCCATTTCTCGGTCCCTGAGAGTCACTGCAGTGTCTTCAACAGGATGAGAGACATGATCAGACCACACAGTGGAAACACTACCCTAGGAACAGGAGCCAGTTAGGGAGAGCAGGCACAAGCTGgccctgggggcaggaggagggggtggtgTTGCCTGCTGGGCTGTCAGTGGGGACGACATTGGCCTTGGGACAGAAGATGGAGGAGATGGGGGAGTCCTTCACAGAGAAGCAGAGTGGTCACGTCGGGTTCCATCTCCCCACATGACATGGGTGCAGATTTTAAGGATAACTGGTGCAGTGGAAAACGCAAGGAGGCCCTGGTTCCTCCTCGAGTTTGGGCTCCAGAAACAAGGACACGATGGCCCCGGCTCCCAGCCCCTGTGCGTGGAGGAGCCCCAGACCCACCGGCAGGCACAGGGATCACCACCTTCTTCTTCTGCTTGGCTTCTCCTGCTCCTCTGCACACCACACAAGGAGAGGTGATGATGGAGCCCCGGCCACCACACCTCCGACATGTGGAGCGCATCACGAAAGGGCCTGTATTTATGGTTTcctgataaaaagaagaaaaatgggagcCTTAGACACCGGTAAACCCTGACAGCGAGGTCCTGGGACCACAATGTGCACGagaaacatttcaccaaagattCACGTGTTGCGTGCACATGCGCTATAACATACTGCCTAAAGACACAGGTGCAGGAGCTCAAACTGTTAATCTGACTTAGAGCGCACCAACTTCTGAATCCCAAACCACAAACCTGATTATATGAGGCTGAAAAATGAGATGCTGCCTCTCTACAGAAGTTCCCGAAACTCCTGGGA
This region of Phocoena phocoena chromosome 15, mPhoPho1.1, whole genome shotgun sequence genomic DNA includes:
- the DNAJA3 gene encoding dnaJ homolog subfamily A member 3, mitochondrial isoform X3; protein product: MELTFNQAAKGVNKEFTVNITDTCERCDGKGNEPGTKMQHCHYCGGSGMETINTGPFVMRSTCRRCGGRGSIITSPCVVCRGAGEAKQKKKVVIPVPAGVEDGQTVRMPVGKREIFITFRVQKSPVFRRDGADIHSDLFISIAQAILGGTARAQGLYETINVMIPPGTQSDQKIRMSGKGIPRINSYGYGDHYIHIKIRVPKRLTGRQQSLILSYAEDETDVEGTVNGVTNTSTGKRSTGN